In one window of Scytonema millei VB511283 DNA:
- a CDS encoding NAD-dependent epimerase/dehydratase family protein, with the protein MRILIMGGTRFIGVYLTKILVAQGHEVVLFNRGNRPIPVEGVTQIQGDRTSPEQLKAKLSQEHFDAIYDNNGRELSDTQPLAEIFRDRVQHFVYMSSAGVYLRSDQMPHLEGDPVDPKSRHRGKYETEAYLAQIGLPFTAIRPTYIYGAGNYNDLESWFFDRIVRDRPIPIPANGLHITQMGHVEDLAQAMARVLGNERAIGQVYNVSGDRYVTFDGLARACAVAAGKSPEKLAIVHYEPKNFDFGKRKAFPLRVQHFFASVDKAITELSWQPQYDLISGLKDSFQNDYLATGRDKAEIDFSLDEEILK; encoded by the coding sequence ATGCGAATTTTGATTATGGGTGGTACGCGCTTTATTGGTGTTTACCTAACCAAAATCCTAGTAGCGCAGGGTCATGAAGTGGTGTTGTTTAATCGCGGTAATCGCCCTATTCCAGTTGAGGGGGTAACTCAGATTCAAGGCGATCGCACTTCTCCAGAACAATTAAAGGCAAAACTATCTCAAGAGCATTTTGATGCCATTTACGACAATAACGGCAGGGAACTGAGCGATACTCAACCGCTAGCTGAAATCTTTCGCGACCGGGTGCAGCACTTTGTCTACATGAGTTCGGCTGGCGTGTATCTCCGATCCGACCAGATGCCCCACTTAGAAGGCGATCCCGTCGATCCTAAGAGCCGCCACCGCGGAAAGTATGAAACAGAGGCATACTTAGCTCAGATAGGCTTGCCCTTTACAGCAATTCGCCCTACGTATATCTACGGAGCTGGTAATTACAACGATTTGGAAAGCTGGTTTTTCGATCGCATCGTCCGCGATCGCCCGATTCCCATTCCCGCTAACGGGCTACACATAACTCAAATGGGTCACGTTGAAGATTTAGCTCAAGCAATGGCTCGGGTATTGGGCAACGAGAGAGCCATAGGGCAGGTTTATAACGTCTCTGGCGATCGCTACGTTACTTTTGATGGTTTAGCCCGCGCTTGCGCTGTAGCTGCCGGAAAATCGCCGGAAAAGCTAGCGATCGTACACTACGAACCGAAAAATTTTGATTTTGGCAAGCGCAAAGCCTTCCCCTTGCGAGTCCAGCATTTCTTTGCCAGCGTTGATAAAGCCATTACGGAACTAAGCTGGCAGCCACAATACGATCTAATTTCTGGCTTGAAAGACTCTTTTCAAAATGACTACCTAGCTACTGGACGAGACAAAGCCGAGATAGATTTTTCCCTAGACGAAGAGATTTTGAAGTAA
- the pgsA gene encoding CDP-diacylglycerol--glycerol-3-phosphate 3-phosphatidyltransferase, protein MNIPNWVTLSRLLALPLLLYLLPVTTATARWFCLIVFLVAALTDWLDGYLARKLNAITELGKFLDPLVDKLLVLAPLLSLIQLGQLPAWGVFLILARELSIAGWRVSPSLTGSNAIAGANLWGKLKTVSQITAIALLIAPLPPTWHVPALGVFWLSVALTLISGLIYVLPAREQGAGSRELS, encoded by the coding sequence ATGAATATACCTAACTGGGTCACTCTCTCTCGACTTCTAGCCCTGCCATTGCTGCTTTATCTTTTGCCAGTAACGACAGCAACCGCACGTTGGTTTTGCTTAATAGTGTTTTTGGTTGCGGCTTTGACGGATTGGTTGGACGGTTATTTAGCCCGGAAACTGAACGCTATCACTGAACTTGGCAAATTTCTCGATCCATTGGTAGACAAATTGCTGGTACTGGCTCCACTGTTATCGCTGATTCAGCTAGGACAACTTCCTGCTTGGGGAGTATTTTTGATTTTGGCGCGGGAACTAAGTATAGCTGGCTGGCGCGTTTCTCCTAGCTTGACGGGTTCAAATGCGATCGCGGGAGCAAATCTTTGGGGCAAGCTCAAAACAGTTAGCCAAATTACCGCGATCGCCTTATTGATTGCTCCTTTACCCCCAACTTGGCACGTCCCCGCACTGGGAGTTTTTTGGCTTTCTGTTGCTTTGACTTTGATTTCGGGGTTGATTTATGTGTTGCCTGCGAGGGAGCAGGGAGCAGGGAGCAGGGAGTTGTCGTAG
- a CDS encoding sugar transferase: MYQAPFPTAIKTVELKSPQTLDAVHPSARSAFKRCLDIVGSLVGLSILAVIFIPLAIAIKLDSPGPIFYGQERYGLQGRIFRMWKFRSMVPNADALKSQVKNEASGLIFKNTQDPRITRVGRFLRSTSLDELPQFWNVLVGDMSLVGTRPPTADEVAQYNDRHWQRLNVKPGLTGEWQVSGRSSIKDFEEIVNLDLRYQKMWHPFYDLFIIAKTVYVIFAKVGAC; the protein is encoded by the coding sequence ATGTACCAAGCACCGTTCCCCACCGCCATCAAAACTGTCGAACTTAAGTCTCCCCAGACACTAGATGCAGTTCATCCATCAGCCAGATCGGCTTTCAAGAGATGTTTGGACATCGTTGGCAGTTTAGTCGGACTGTCGATCTTGGCAGTTATCTTCATACCTTTAGCGATCGCCATCAAGTTAGACAGCCCAGGACCAATTTTCTACGGGCAAGAACGCTACGGACTGCAAGGACGAATATTTCGGATGTGGAAATTCCGTTCGATGGTTCCAAACGCAGACGCACTGAAGTCTCAAGTGAAAAACGAAGCATCGGGGCTAATTTTCAAAAACACGCAAGATCCAAGAATTACGAGAGTTGGTCGTTTCTTGAGAAGCACTAGCCTAGACGAACTGCCCCAATTTTGGAACGTATTAGTTGGAGACATGAGTTTAGTAGGTACTCGTCCACCAACTGCTGACGAAGTTGCTCAGTACAACGATCGCCACTGGCAAAGATTAAACGTGAAGCCGGGTTTAACGGGAGAGTGGCAAGTCAGCGGACGCTCTAGCATTAAAGATTTTGAAGAGATTGTCAATCTCGACCTGCGCTACCAAAAAATGTGGCATCCCTTCTACGACTTGTTCATCATTGCTAAGACTGTGTACGTAATTTTTGCTAAAGTAGGTGCTTGCTAA
- a CDS encoding glycosyltransferase family 4 protein: MKILVLSWEFPPRIVGGIARHVGELYPELVKLGHEVHMVTVEFGHAPMYELFEGIHVHRVPVAWGHDFFHWVANMNESMGSHGAKLILEEEPFDLIHAHDWLVADAAIALKHNFKIPLIATIHATEHGRYNGIYTEEQRYINGKEQLLAYNAWRIIVCTDYMRREVERALASPWDKIDVIYNGIRPEKKHRRQDFDYWHFRRQYAEDDEKIVYYVGRMTYEKGVSVMLNAAPKVLWEMGGRAKFVLVGGGNTEALKRQAWDLGIWHKCYFTGFMYDDFLDKFQAVADCAVFPSLYEPFGIVALESFAARVPVVVSDTGGFPEVVQHTKTGVVTWTNNSDSLAWGILEVLKNPDYRQWLIDNAYEDLDRRFNWSKLARQTQAVYQQVVRERSQISW; the protein is encoded by the coding sequence ATGAAAATACTCGTATTAAGCTGGGAATTTCCGCCGCGCATTGTCGGAGGCATTGCTCGGCATGTTGGGGAACTCTACCCCGAACTGGTCAAACTAGGGCATGAAGTCCACATGGTGACAGTGGAATTCGGTCATGCACCAATGTACGAGCTTTTCGAGGGAATCCACGTACATCGGGTCCCAGTTGCCTGGGGACATGACTTTTTCCATTGGGTGGCAAACATGAATGAAAGCATGGGTAGCCACGGCGCAAAGTTGATCTTAGAAGAAGAACCGTTCGATCTGATCCACGCCCATGACTGGTTGGTAGCAGATGCCGCGATCGCCCTCAAGCATAATTTTAAAATCCCCCTGATTGCTACAATTCACGCTACCGAACACGGTCGTTACAACGGTATCTATACCGAAGAACAGCGCTACATCAACGGCAAAGAGCAATTACTCGCTTATAATGCTTGGCGAATTATCGTCTGTACCGACTACATGCGGCGCGAAGTAGAACGGGCGCTGGCGAGTCCTTGGGACAAAATCGATGTCATTTATAACGGTATCCGTCCTGAAAAGAAGCACAGACGGCAAGATTTTGATTATTGGCACTTCCGCCGTCAATATGCTGAAGATGATGAGAAGATCGTTTACTACGTCGGTCGTATGACTTACGAAAAAGGCGTGTCCGTGATGCTGAATGCAGCTCCCAAAGTGCTGTGGGAAATGGGTGGTCGTGCTAAATTCGTACTTGTTGGTGGTGGTAATACCGAAGCTTTGAAGCGTCAAGCCTGGGATCTAGGTATTTGGCACAAGTGCTATTTCACAGGTTTTATGTACGACGACTTTCTCGATAAATTTCAAGCAGTGGCTGATTGTGCCGTGTTTCCTAGCCTCTACGAACCGTTTGGGATTGTTGCCCTAGAAAGCTTCGCTGCCCGCGTACCCGTCGTTGTCTCCGATACGGGCGGATTTCCAGAAGTCGTGCAGCATACCAAGACTGGAGTTGTGACTTGGACGAATAACTCTGACTCCCTTGCCTGGGGAATTTTAGAAGTCTTAAAAAATCCCGATTATCGGCAATGGCTAATTGACAATGCTTATGAGGATTTAGATCGCCGCTTTAATTGGAGCAAGTTAGCCCGACAAACGCAAGCAGTTTATCAACAAGTCGTACGAGAGCGATCGCAAATTTCTTGGTAG
- a CDS encoding DUF2079 domain-containing protein, whose amino-acid sequence MLRLQMLKLQALRSQKQPGIKLITGGAIAFLLVGLILVLHRYYSFYATFDQGIFNQVFWNGIHGRFFQSSLSSSLSTNVVHAGEIPEVYYHRLGQHFTPALLVWLPLYALFPSPATLSVLQVVLVTAAGIVLYFLARLYLEPLLAAMVSVSFYGAIAVVGPTLTNFHDISQIPLLTFGILLAMEKRKWWVFWLLAVLLLAVREDSGIGLFGVGAYMVLSRRFPRAGLATCILSFGYMLALTNSIMPLFSEDISKRFMMERFGQYATGEDASTVEIIWGIVSNPWRLLVELVTPFPGTFLYLLGQWLPLAFVPALSGTAWAIAGFPLLKLFLGQGESVLAITIRYAMSVVPGLFYGAILWWSVHPKVFKPKFQRFWIGCICLSLVITIAYNPNRTLYFLIPDSIQPWVHISLPRQWQHVSQMRSLLAQIPPQASVSATTHIVPHLSSRREILRLPGLQLRNDAREVIQVEYAIADLWQLQQYQVAFTSDRQQLQDNVKLIDRLFNTGEYGIVGFQDGVILLHKGVTSLPEATSAWLAFRQNLSN is encoded by the coding sequence ATGTTGAGATTACAAATGTTGAAACTACAGGCGTTGAGATCGCAAAAACAACCAGGCATAAAGTTAATAACAGGTGGTGCGATCGCTTTTTTGCTCGTGGGATTAATTCTGGTCTTGCATCGGTACTATAGCTTCTATGCGACTTTCGACCAGGGCATATTCAATCAAGTTTTCTGGAATGGGATTCACGGTAGATTTTTCCAGAGTTCTCTTTCTTCTAGCCTATCCACGAACGTCGTTCATGCTGGAGAAATCCCAGAGGTTTACTACCATCGGCTAGGACAGCATTTTACCCCTGCCTTACTCGTTTGGCTACCGCTATATGCCCTTTTCCCATCTCCGGCGACTTTGAGCGTGTTACAGGTCGTTCTAGTCACCGCTGCTGGGATTGTTTTATATTTCTTGGCTCGCTTGTATCTCGAACCACTCTTAGCAGCGATGGTTAGCGTGAGTTTTTATGGCGCGATCGCTGTTGTTGGTCCAACTTTAACTAACTTCCACGACATTAGCCAGATACCTTTACTTACGTTTGGTATTCTGCTGGCAATGGAAAAACGCAAGTGGTGGGTCTTTTGGTTGCTGGCAGTGCTGCTTTTAGCTGTGAGGGAAGATAGCGGCATTGGGTTATTTGGGGTAGGGGCTTATATGGTTTTAAGTCGGCGTTTTCCCCGTGCTGGTTTAGCGACATGCATTCTCAGTTTTGGCTACATGCTGGCTTTGACAAATTCAATCATGCCGCTGTTTTCAGAGGATATTTCCAAGCGCTTCATGATGGAGCGGTTCGGACAGTATGCAACTGGGGAAGATGCGTCTACCGTTGAGATTATTTGGGGAATTGTCAGCAATCCTTGGCGATTGCTCGTAGAATTAGTGACTCCTTTTCCTGGGACATTTTTGTATTTACTGGGGCAATGGCTGCCTTTGGCTTTCGTTCCCGCACTGTCTGGCACGGCTTGGGCGATCGCGGGTTTTCCTCTGTTAAAACTATTCTTAGGTCAAGGTGAATCCGTTCTAGCAATTACGATTCGCTATGCCATGAGCGTCGTCCCAGGATTATTCTACGGCGCGATTTTGTGGTGGTCAGTGCATCCTAAAGTCTTTAAGCCCAAGTTTCAGCGCTTCTGGATTGGATGTATTTGTCTTTCCCTAGTAATTACAATTGCCTACAATCCCAACCGGACGCTTTACTTTTTAATTCCCGATTCGATTCAACCTTGGGTACATATTTCCCTACCGCGTCAATGGCAACACGTTAGCCAAATGCGATCGCTGCTAGCACAAATTCCCCCACAAGCGAGTGTATCGGCAACCACTCATATCGTGCCTCACCTTTCCAGCCGTCGCGAGATCCTGCGTCTACCAGGATTGCAGTTGCGTAATGATGCGAGGGAAGTCATTCAGGTAGAATATGCAATTGCCGACCTCTGGCAACTGCAACAGTATCAAGTTGCTTTTACAAGCGATCGCCAGCAGTTACAAGACAATGTAAAACTGATCGATCGACTCTTTAATACAGGCGAATATGGGATTGTCGGCTTTCAAGATGGAGTCATTTTGCTGCATAAAGGTGTCACTTCACTGCCGGAAGCCACATCTGCTTGGTTGGCTTTTCGGCAAAATTTGTCAAACTAG
- a CDS encoding DMT family transporter, with product MSNTSSSLIFDKGRAVGAMILSSACWGLATVMSKAALGSVPPLHLLAIQLASSITFLWTIALLTKQYPSWKWQTLKYSLTGILEPGFAYIFGMLGLVMTTASNASLIGTTEPIIIIAISWIFLREKVTKTFLLFTGFALAGVILIISQDLNLLQFNSQSFLGDFLIFIGTFCAALYVVISHRIVGSDRTLSPLSLAAIQQTGGFILVTLVWWAGILGREVMNLPGLNIGVWLLAIASGIVQYALAFWFYLIALREIAAGTAALFLTLIPVFGVGGAYLFLHEQLTLWQWIGATLIVSAVSGITSQQK from the coding sequence ATGTCAAATACTTCATCTTCCCTCATTTTTGACAAAGGGAGAGCTGTAGGAGCTATGATTCTTTCCTCTGCTTGCTGGGGACTGGCTACAGTCATGAGTAAAGCAGCATTAGGTTCTGTTCCTCCTTTACATTTACTAGCAATTCAACTAGCATCCAGTATTACTTTTCTGTGGACGATCGCGCTACTAACCAAACAATATCCCTCATGGAAATGGCAAACGTTGAAATATAGCCTGACTGGGATTTTAGAACCAGGATTTGCTTATATTTTTGGGATGTTGGGACTTGTTATGACCACTGCCAGTAATGCCTCGCTAATTGGCACAACTGAACCCATTATTATTATTGCGATTTCTTGGATATTCTTACGCGAGAAAGTGACAAAAACTTTTCTGCTTTTTACTGGCTTTGCTTTGGCAGGAGTGATTTTAATCATCAGTCAAGATCTCAACCTACTCCAATTCAATAGTCAATCGTTCTTGGGAGATTTTTTGATTTTTATTGGTACATTTTGTGCCGCACTCTATGTGGTGATATCTCATCGTATAGTAGGGAGCGATCGCACTCTCTCTCCCTTATCCTTAGCAGCAATACAACAAACTGGTGGTTTTATCTTAGTAACTTTAGTTTGGTGGGCTGGCATACTCGGTAGAGAAGTGATGAATTTGCCAGGATTAAATATAGGTGTGTGGTTATTGGCGATCGCCTCTGGGATCGTACAGTACGCCCTTGCCTTTTGGTTCTATCTCATCGCTCTTAGAGAGATCGCTGCTGGTACTGCGGCTCTATTCCTTACCCTGATCCCAGTTTTTGGTGTAGGCGGAGCATATCTGTTTTTACACGAGCAGCTCACGTTATGGCAGTGGATAGGAGCTACCTTGATTGTCTCAGCAGTGTCCGGCATTACTTCGCAGCAGAAGTAA
- a CDS encoding TldD/PmbA family protein produces the protein MPTALADSKNLLADAIAKYSHKVDYLLVRLEESQGTDIMLRGNKIETLSEGISIGGQVRACYKGGWGLSSFNKLSDLNSRIEEAIAAARIVGNHETLLADIEPVQATCFVPLTGTDPRHVPLAQKKELCDRYGEILKSASDRITTTSVRYGDICQRVIIASSEGTLIDQSWVDMEMRFAATARDGDTVQTGRETTGSRKAYEDLVSLDAQVQSAAQRAVAALSLPSVKGNTYTVAIDPILSGLFVHEAFGHLSEADMAYENPDLLEVMSMGRRFGPKELQIFDGAAPQGHRGSYFYDDEGTPATTTQLIQDGVLVGRLHSRETAGKLGETPTGNARCLSYHYAPIVRMTNTWIERGTTPVADLFTDIKEGVYARNWLGGMTNGEMFTFSAGEAWLIRNGKLAEPVRDVTLSGNVFQTLADIEAIGDDFYWDESGGCGKGGQNGLPVGCGGPSLRIRNVVVGGEAC, from the coding sequence ATGCCTACCGCGCTTGCCGATTCCAAAAACTTGCTCGCTGATGCGATCGCTAAGTACTCTCATAAAGTTGATTATTTGCTCGTTCGCCTCGAAGAGTCCCAGGGAACAGATATTATGCTGCGGGGCAATAAGATAGAAACATTGAGCGAAGGAATTTCGATCGGCGGGCAAGTTCGCGCGTGCTACAAGGGCGGTTGGGGATTGAGTAGTTTTAATAAATTATCCGATCTCAACTCTAGAATCGAAGAAGCGATCGCGGCAGCGCGAATTGTGGGTAATCATGAAACCCTGCTAGCAGATATCGAACCAGTGCAAGCTACCTGCTTTGTCCCCTTGACAGGAACCGATCCGCGTCACGTTCCGCTAGCACAAAAAAAGGAATTATGCGATCGCTATGGCGAAATTCTCAAAAGCGCGAGCGATCGAATTACCACTACGTCAGTCCGTTACGGCGATATTTGCCAGCGAGTCATTATTGCCAGTTCGGAAGGAACGTTAATCGATCAATCTTGGGTGGACATGGAAATGCGCTTTGCTGCAACTGCACGCGATGGGGATACAGTCCAGACAGGTAGAGAAACCACTGGTTCTCGCAAGGCTTATGAGGATTTAGTGAGTTTGGATGCCCAAGTCCAAAGTGCAGCTCAAAGAGCTGTAGCAGCGTTGTCTCTACCTTCAGTTAAAGGCAACACCTATACTGTTGCGATCGATCCGATCCTCTCTGGTTTATTCGTTCACGAAGCCTTCGGGCATCTTTCTGAAGCAGATATGGCGTATGAAAACCCCGATCTGCTAGAAGTTATGAGCATGGGACGGCGCTTTGGACCCAAGGAGCTACAAATTTTTGATGGTGCAGCACCCCAAGGACATCGTGGTAGTTACTTCTACGACGATGAAGGGACTCCGGCGACAACGACGCAATTAATTCAAGATGGCGTTTTGGTTGGTAGGCTCCATTCACGCGAAACTGCTGGCAAGTTGGGAGAAACACCCACAGGAAACGCTCGTTGTCTCAGCTATCACTACGCTCCCATCGTCCGCATGACAAACACTTGGATCGAGCGGGGGACGACACCAGTGGCAGATTTATTTACCGATATTAAAGAAGGAGTCTACGCCCGCAACTGGTTGGGAGGGATGACTAATGGTGAAATGTTTACCTTCAGCGCAGGAGAAGCTTGGCTAATCCGCAATGGTAAACTTGCCGAACCCGTGCGCGATGTTACACTGTCGGGAAATGTCTTTCAAACCCTAGCAGATATCGAGGCGATCGGAGATGATTTCTACTGGGATGAATCTGGCGGCTGTGGTAAAGGCGGGCAAAATGGTTTACCTGTTGGTTGCGGCGGTCCCAGTTTGAGAATTCGGAATGTGGTTGTAGGTGGAGAAGCGTGTTGA